The Acinetobacter calcoaceticus sequence CGATAAATCGGAACAGCAAATGCAACTGTTGCAGGTCCTAATAAATTAACAATCCATTGGGTATCTTCTGCATAAGTTTGGTATGAAACTCCAAAAATTGTCATCAAAACAATGGTAATGACAGGCACACTAATCGCTGGCGAAAGCCATAATTTAGGATGTTTTTGATAGATTCGCTTTGCCACAACATAGGCTGCCAACGTCCATATAAGACAAACAATTGACCAGATATTCATGTCGTCGTGCTCTTAGATATGCTTATGTTGAAGACGTTTTCGAGCCTGTAAATAAGCCTTCAAACGGTTGTAACAGTGAATGGTTAAACATGTACTCAACATGACTGAAATAGTGCCTATTGCAATGCTCAATACAATTTGCCAGCCTTCCGTCATAAACAAGGTTTTGTATTGCACAACGGCAACCACAACAGGAATAAAAAATAGAAGTAATTCGCCCAATACTACAGTGGCGCCAGTTGCGACCTGTTCTATTTTGATAATTTTCAGAAATAGACACAGAAGCAAGAAAAACATTCCCAAAATACCTGCGGAAATGGGAACGCCCAACTTATGGTGAAAAATAAAACCAACCCACCAAAAAACAGCCAAAATCAAAATTTGCTTAATTAACTCTAAAAGTGAGGGTTGTCTGGGTGTTCCAGAAACAGATTCAGTACTCATTTTGCGAAATTAAATGGTTAGTTACATGATTATGCTATCTCGATTGAGACTGCTAAATATGAATTATTCATGTTAAAATTATTCCAAAATCGAATAATCTATTCTTTATTATGCTTTCTCTAAAATCGTTACAATGCTTTGTTACCCTAGTAAAAACGAAAAGTTTTACCCGTACCGCTGAAGAGTTATGCCTAACCCAGCCCACTATTACTAAAATTTTACAGCAGCTTGAAGAACAACTTCAGGTTGCATTACTGATCAAGCCCGATCATGGCAGAAAAAGGCAAATTGAGTTAACTGCAATTGGAGAACGTATTTATCAACATGCGATTGAACTTCTTCAGGCAGAACAAAATATCTTTCTTGAAATTGAAAACTATCAACAACTCAAAACAGGTACTTTAAAACTTGGCGTTCCGCCTTTAGGTTCACAGCTCTTAACGACAGCCCTATTTGATTTTCATCAGCAATGGCCTGACATAGAACTTTCTTTTTTAGAGGTGGGTTCAAGAGCTATTGAACAGGCGCTGTTAAATAATGAGCTTGATGTGGGTGTACTGTTGCAGCCCTTTGATGAACAAATTTTCAATAGCATTGAGTTATGTAATTACCCATTAATGGTACTTTTACGGCGCGATGCAATTTGGGCTTCACGTAAAAAATTAAATCTAGAAGAATTACAACACCAATCGTTTTTAATGTTTCCAGAAAATTTCTCTTTAAATAGTATTATTCTTGATGCCTGTAAACAGCACAGTTTCTATCCGACCATTGCCTGCCGAACGAGTCAATGGAATTTATTGGCAGATATGGTTTTGCAACGTATGGGAATTGCTCTCTTGCCCCAATACTATACCGATATGCTCGACCCCACTCTATTTGCCGCAGTTCCCCTCGAAAAACCAAACATTCAATGGCATTTAGCTATGGCATGGAAGAAGAATCTTCCTATCTCACCAGCAGTACAAGCTTGGCTCAGCATTGTTCATAAACATTTTCAGCACATTAAACCGTGACCTCAAACACTGAAATAGTATGATTCAAAACCGATAAAGCTTTGCCACAAAAAAATTACCCAATCTCTGATAAGCTCACTTAGACTAATTCACTCTGTTTTATGACATGGACAATAACAATGAATAATGAACTTTTTAAGCTCTACACAGATTCACAATTTCTAAGTCCCTATGCTTTTACAGTTTTTGTAGGACTACATGAAAAAGAAATTCCATTTGAAATAGCAACCATCAACTTGGCACAACAAGGCCAATTTGAAAAATCCTATATAGAAAAATCATTAACAGCCAAAGTGCCTGTGCTTGAACATAATGATTTTGCTTTATCAGAATCATCTGCCATTTTGGAATATCTTGAAGAGTTATATCCAGCTACACCAATTTATCCAACAGATATTCAGGCACGTGCAAGAGCTCGACAAATTCAAGCATGGCTCAGATCAGATTTGGTTGCTTTAAGAACTGAACGCCCAACCGATGTTATTTTTATTCAGCCTACCTCAGCAGCACTTTCAGAAGAAGGTCAAAAGGCAGCCGAGAAACTTTTCTTTGTTGCAGAAAAACTTCTAGCACCTGATGCCGAATTTCTGTTTGGTTCATGGAGTATTGCGGATGCTGAACTTGCGCTTATGTTGCAACGTCTCATTCAAAATGGTGATGCTGTACCAGAACGACTAAAAAATTATGCACTGCAACAATGGCAACGCCCGAGCGTTCAAAAATGGCTTGCTTTGCGACATAACTAAACCCCTATATTCCAACCAAACATGAGATAAAAAAATGAGTGATTCAAGCTATATTCCTCCACAAGTTTGGCAATGGACTGGAGAAAAAACCGATTTAAATCAGCCAACTTCAGGTCCTCGCTACGAACACACACTCCCTGTCGGAAAACACCCGCTTCAACTCTATTCTTTAGCAACACCTAATGGTCAAAAAGTCACTATTTTACTTGAAGAGCTTTTAGCATTAGGACATCAAGATGCTGAATACGATGCTTGGCTCATTAAGATTGGTGAAGGCCAACAGTTTGGCAGTGGTTTTGTAGAAATTAATCCCAACTCTAAAATTCCAGCATTGGTTGACCATAGTCAAAACCCGCCAATAAGAGTGTTTGAGTCTGGCTCAATTTTGCTTTATTTAGCTGAAAAGTTTAAAGCTTTCATTCCGACCGATATTGCTGCACGGACTGAATGTCTTAATTGGTTATTTTGGCAAATGGGTAGTGCACCCTACTTAGGTGGCGGTTTTGGACATTTTTATGCCTATGCACCTGTCAAAATTGAATATGCGGTTAACCGCTTTGCTCTGGAAACAAAACGCTTACTTGATGTGTTAGATCAGCATCTAGCAAAGCATGAATATTTGGCAGGTTCTGAATATACCATCGCCGACATTGCTGCTTTCCCTTGGTATGGTGGACTTGTTAAAAACTGGGTCTATAACGGCGCGGAGTTTTTGGGTGTTGATGAATATAAACACGTAAACCGTTGGGCAGATGCAATTTTGGCACGCCCTGCTGTTCAGCGTGGTCGTATGGTCAACCGAACTTTTGGCGATTTAGAAACACAGTTACATGAACGTCATGATGCCAGTGATTTCGAGACCAAAACGCAAGATAAAGTTTAATCGTTATTTTTAAAATAAAACCCACTTTTGCTCAAATAGTGGGTTTTATTAATCTTCAATATTAAAAATTATTTAACCTATTGATGTAATGAAAGTCCTTTAATTGCCTTATCAACAGCTTTTTTAGGTCCTCTTAATGCTACCCCGACCAAATTTAATTGATTTGCATCGTCGGCCAAAAAAGCCGCTCGATTATCCTCATCATTTCCTGTAGAAAACATGGCATGTACATATGGAATAATCGTTAGATCTTGCTCAATTCCTTTACGATGCGCTTTTTGTAGTCCGGATAAATCACCTTCAAATACCAACATTGGCTGCCCGAGCATGTTGCCATACTCATAACCATTTGCATCGATATAAGGTTTACCCAACATTTCAGGTACAGCCGAGGCAATCCCTGTTGCCAAAAAAGCCACCACATTTAATCTTTGCCAAGTCGCAAGATCATTATGCACAATCAACGCAATTTTTGTGTCAAACATACAGCTCTATCCAGAATCAGTTATCTCAAGTCCCTCATCATGCCTAATCCAGATTTTTCTCGTCTTGTACGTTTGTG is a genomic window containing:
- a CDS encoding CidA/LrgA family protein; translation: MSTESVSGTPRQPSLLELIKQILILAVFWWVGFIFHHKLGVPISAGILGMFFLLLCLFLKIIKIEQVATGATVVLGELLLFFIPVVVAVVQYKTLFMTEGWQIVLSIAIGTISVMLSTCLTIHCYNRLKAYLQARKRLQHKHI
- a CDS encoding LysR family transcriptional regulator — translated: MLSLKSLQCFVTLVKTKSFTRTAEELCLTQPTITKILQQLEEQLQVALLIKPDHGRKRQIELTAIGERIYQHAIELLQAEQNIFLEIENYQQLKTGTLKLGVPPLGSQLLTTALFDFHQQWPDIELSFLEVGSRAIEQALLNNELDVGVLLQPFDEQIFNSIELCNYPLMVLLRRDAIWASRKKLNLEELQHQSFLMFPENFSLNSIILDACKQHSFYPTIACRTSQWNLLADMVLQRMGIALLPQYYTDMLDPTLFAAVPLEKPNIQWHLAMAWKKNLPISPAVQAWLSIVHKHFQHIKP
- the yfcF gene encoding glutathione transferase, coding for MNNELFKLYTDSQFLSPYAFTVFVGLHEKEIPFEIATINLAQQGQFEKSYIEKSLTAKVPVLEHNDFALSESSAILEYLEELYPATPIYPTDIQARARARQIQAWLRSDLVALRTERPTDVIFIQPTSAALSEEGQKAAEKLFFVAEKLLAPDAEFLFGSWSIADAELALMLQRLIQNGDAVPERLKNYALQQWQRPSVQKWLALRHN
- the yghU gene encoding glutathione-dependent disulfide-bond oxidoreductase, which translates into the protein MSDSSYIPPQVWQWTGEKTDLNQPTSGPRYEHTLPVGKHPLQLYSLATPNGQKVTILLEELLALGHQDAEYDAWLIKIGEGQQFGSGFVEINPNSKIPALVDHSQNPPIRVFESGSILLYLAEKFKAFIPTDIAARTECLNWLFWQMGSAPYLGGGFGHFYAYAPVKIEYAVNRFALETKRLLDVLDQHLAKHEYLAGSEYTIADIAAFPWYGGLVKNWVYNGAEFLGVDEYKHVNRWADAILARPAVQRGRMVNRTFGDLETQLHERHDASDFETKTQDKV
- a CDS encoding DUF2000 domain-containing protein; protein product: MFDTKIALIVHNDLATWQRLNVVAFLATGIASAVPEMLGKPYIDANGYEYGNMLGQPMLVFEGDLSGLQKAHRKGIEQDLTIIPYVHAMFSTGNDEDNRAAFLADDANQLNLVGVALRGPKKAVDKAIKGLSLHQ